A segment of the Litorilinea aerophila genome:
ACCGATGGCAGCTGGATTCCCTGGCGCCCCAGGCTGGTGGGAGCATTACCCTGGTCGCGCAGGTTGCATCTGGACTGCAGCCCGGCTCCCAGGTGGCCAACACCGTTGAAATCGCCGCCTCCCAGGAGATCTCCCTGGCGAACAACATCAGCACGGCCTGGTTCCAGGTGACCGACCAACCGGGGAGCGCCGTTTATCTGCCTCTGATCCAGAGAGGGACAGAGTAGATTTCCTGCAGGCCGAAGCGGCCGACATGGTCCATACATTTTAAATTTCGCGGCGAGGCCGATGTCGACAATGGCGTGGACATCGGCCTCCGATTGTTACGGAAACTCACGCTGAGTCCACAGCAGAACCATAGATTCCACATCTGTCTCCATAATAGACGAATGCTCCCCAAATCCGTATACTGGGTGAGGGCGGCGGCCATTCATCTTCGATCAGGCCTCCGTCCTGAAACCTGGGCCATGTCCAACCCGACGATCATCCCTGCATAAAATCAATTGCACAAAATCAAAGGAATCATCATGAAAATTTCCCGCATCCAACTCTTTCCCATCGCCACCCCCCGAGAGACGGGGATCGCCAACCAGCACGTTATCGTCCGGCTAGAGGCCGGCGACAGCCACGTGGGTTGGGGCGAGATGAGCGACCTCTCCCACGTGCCCATGTACCAGTTCGACATTCCCGAGCTGGAGCGCATGCTCAATGAGCTGCTACGGGGCCGGGATGCACGCAATATCGCCCAGATCGAGGACGACCTGATCCGCTTTTTCCCCGACGAAGGACACATGTACAGCCGCTCCGGCCTGGTCCGCCAGGGGATCGACCTGGCCCTCCACGACCTCAACGCGCGCGCCCTGGGCGTGCCGGTCTATCAGTTGTTGGGAGGTAAGCTGCGGGATCGCATGCGGGTCTGCTATCCCATTTTCCGCATGCGCTCGGTGGAGGAGGTGGAGCCCAACCTGCAGCGGGTGGAGGAGAAGCTAACCCAGGGCTTCGACCTGATCCGGGTCTACGTGGGCGCCAATTTGGAGGCGGATGAACTTTTCTTGAAGAAGTTCACCGAACGCTTCCACGGCCGGGTTGAGATCAAGTCGCTGGATTTTTCCAACCTGCTGGACTGGCGACGGGTGGCCATGGCCCTGGAGCGCTTTGACGACCTGTGCGATTACATGCTGGTGGAGAGCGGCGCACCCCGCAACGACATCGAAGGCCTGGCCCAACTGCGCCGGCGCAGCCGACGGCCCCTCTCCGAGCATGTGTTACACATCCACCACGGCTGGCAGTTGCTCTCCGCTGGTGCGGTGGATATCCTCAACGTGTCGCCCTACCTGTTGGGTGGACTGCGAGCCAGCCTCCGCCTCATTGCCCTGGCCGAAGCCGCCCGGGCCAGCGTCCTCATCGGTACCACCCAGGAGCTCAGCCTGGGCACGGCCGCGGTGGCCCATCTGGCTGCGGCGGCTCGGGTGCTGGATTACCCCGGCGACAACACCGGTCCTCAGCTCTACACCGCGGATGTGGTCAAGGCACCGGTCCAGTACGTCAACAGCCACCTGTTGGTCCCCGAAGGCCCGGGGCTGGGGGTGGAGGTGGATGAGGACAGGCTGCAGGCCATGACCGCCGGCGCCCAGTGGACCTTCGGCACGGACCTGGCCGGCGTGCTAGACCGCACGCCCAAGGAGCGGCCCTCGGCCCGGCGGGGGGACAGCCTCCAGGGATAGGGCTTTAAATAGAAAGTTCGTTTAAAAGATGGAGCCACGGCAAATCGGCGGCGACGTTCCGATGCAAGCGCTGCGCACCTCCTGCAGGATTTCCGTAGCAGAAGGGACGACTTCGCCGCCCCGCCGCTCCAGGATTTGCTGTTGGAGGGCCTGGGCATCGGCCTGTGCAGTACGCCAGGCTTGCCATTCGCGCCAGGCCGCATAGTCATCTACGGAGACCAGTACGGCCGCGGGCTGTCCATGCCGCTCGATGATGTACGTGTCGCCGCCATATTGGACCTCGTTGATCAGGTTGCCCAGCTGGCGTCGAGCTTCGTATGCACTGATTTTCTTTTCCATCCTAACTCCCCATACCAGAACTTGCCGTATAACCGCCTGGCAGATTTGTGTAGTTTACACAATGCTTCTGTGCAATTATCCCTGTAGCCGCCGCTTTTTGTCAAAAGATATAGACGCCCTCGTTTCCTCAGCGGTATCCCAAGTCCTGGACTGTAGGGGGCGGTTTGATGGAACGATGATTTGTACAATGCCGTGGTACAAGTCCAAGGGTGGATCTTTACTGATAGGCCAGGGATCCATCCTCTCGCCAGCTGAAGGGACGGTGCCAGCTGCGGAAGGGGTACTTCCCCAGCGCCTCCACGTTCAGGTCGATCCCCAGGCCCGGCTTCTCCGGCAGCTCCAGATAGCCATCCACCAGTTTCATGGGCTCATCCACGATCTCCCGGCGGGGGCCCTCGTCGTCTGCGTGGTATTCCAGGATGAGGAAGTTCTGGGTGCTGGCGGCGAAGTGGACGTTGACCGCGGTGGCCACCGGGCCACAGGGGTTGTGGGGCGCTACACTCACGTAGTGGGCCTCGGCCATGGCCGCGATCTTTTTCATCTCCCACAGGCCACCGGTCACGCAGATGTCGGGCTGGATGATCTCCACCGCCTGGAGCTTGAGCAGGTCCCGGAATTCGTGGCGGGTGTAGAGCATCTCACCGGTGGCCAGGGGGACGTCGGTGTGCTGGCTCAGTTTGGTCAGCGCGTCGTAGTTCTCCGGCCGTAGGGGCTCTTCGACGAAGAAGGGGCGATAGGGCGCCACCACCTGACAGAGCTGGAGCGCCCGCCCCGGTTCGAAGATGCGCGCGTGGGGATCCAGCCCGATGTCGATGTCGTCGCCCACGGCCTCCCGCACCGCGGCCACCCGCTTCTCCGTCTCCCGCAGGACCCGATTCCAGGGCATGGCCTGCCAGCCCGGCGGCAGGGGCCCCATCTTGATGGCAGTGTAGCCATACTTTTCGATCAGCGCCACCGCATTGTCTGCCAGCTCTTCCGGCGTGTCGCCCCGGGGCGACTGGTAGACCCGCACCTTCTCCCGGCACTTGCCGCCCACCAGCCGATAGACGGGCAGCCCGGCTGCCTTGCCGGCAATGTCCCACAGGGCATGTTCGATGCCGCTGATGGCCGCGTTGAGCACCATGCCGCCGGGGAAGCGGGAACCCGCGTACATCAGTTGCCACAACCCCTCAATGTCCCGGGGGTCACGGCCCACCAGCCATTCCGCGAAATCCCGAATGACCTCCACCGTGGCTTTATCCGGACCACAGGAGTAGGCCTCCCCTACGCCGTAAATTCCTTCATCGGTATGGACCTTGACGTAGGGGATATTGCGATGACCCAGGTTGACCAGGAATGTTTCGATCTGGGTGATTTTCATGATTCATCCTTTCAGCCCGGTGGTGACGATGCCCTGGACAAAGTATTTCTGGGCCATGAAAAAGAGGGCCAGGGGGGGCAGGGCCACGATCAGGGATGCAGCCATCAAGATCGCCTCCCGGGGCTCGTCACTTTCGAAGGGGTTGGAGACAAAGTAGCGCAGGCCGATGGACAGGGTGAACTTCTCCGTGGAGTTCAGGAAAATCAAGGGGCCGATGAACTCGTTCCAGTGTTGGATGAAGGAGAAGATGGCCACCGTGGCCAGCGCGGCCTTGGAGAGGGGCAGCACGATGTTCCAGAAGATGCGCACGGACGAGGCGCCATCCAGTTTGGCCGCTTCATCCAGGTCCCGGGGGATGGTCATGAAGAACTGGCGCAGCAGGAAGATGTAGAAAGCGCCGCCGCCGAAGAACGACGGCACGATCAGCGGCAGGAAGGTGTTGATCCAGCCCAGATAGCGGAACAGGAGAAACGTGGGCACG
Coding sequences within it:
- the dgoD gene encoding galactonate dehydratase — translated: MKITQIETFLVNLGHRNIPYVKVHTDEGIYGVGEAYSCGPDKATVEVIRDFAEWLVGRDPRDIEGLWQLMYAGSRFPGGMVLNAAISGIEHALWDIAGKAAGLPVYRLVGGKCREKVRVYQSPRGDTPEELADNAVALIEKYGYTAIKMGPLPPGWQAMPWNRVLRETEKRVAAVREAVGDDIDIGLDPHARIFEPGRALQLCQVVAPYRPFFVEEPLRPENYDALTKLSQHTDVPLATGEMLYTRHEFRDLLKLQAVEIIQPDICVTGGLWEMKKIAAMAEAHYVSVAPHNPCGPVATAVNVHFAASTQNFLILEYHADDEGPRREIVDEPMKLVDGYLELPEKPGLGIDLNVEALGKYPFRSWHRPFSWREDGSLAYQ
- a CDS encoding carbohydrate ABC transporter permease, with the translated sequence MTTTEQRAPAYAAESVASRRAGRNTWTGRLMTLTLYAIAIVTGIAFSLPFFWTISSSLKPITEIYLFPPTLWPQEIRWENYRDVFTIAPFARFIWNTVVVTGLAMLGQILSAAAVAYGFSRFRFPGRDTLFFVVLSTMMLPWQVTIVPTFLLFRYLGWINTFLPLIVPSFFGGGAFYIFLLRQFFMTIPRDLDEAAKLDGASSVRIFWNIVLPLSKAALATVAIFSFIQHWNEFIGPLIFLNSTEKFTLSIGLRYFVSNPFESDEPREAILMAASLIVALPPLALFFMAQKYFVQGIVTTGLKG
- a CDS encoding type II toxin-antitoxin system Phd/YefM family antitoxin → MEKKISAYEARRQLGNLINEVQYGGDTYIIERHGQPAAVLVSVDDYAAWREWQAWRTAQADAQALQQQILERRGGEVVPSATEILQEVRSACIGTSPPICRGSIF
- a CDS encoding mandelate racemase/muconate lactonizing enzyme family protein, with amino-acid sequence MKISRIQLFPIATPRETGIANQHVIVRLEAGDSHVGWGEMSDLSHVPMYQFDIPELERMLNELLRGRDARNIAQIEDDLIRFFPDEGHMYSRSGLVRQGIDLALHDLNARALGVPVYQLLGGKLRDRMRVCYPIFRMRSVEEVEPNLQRVEEKLTQGFDLIRVYVGANLEADELFLKKFTERFHGRVEIKSLDFSNLLDWRRVAMALERFDDLCDYMLVESGAPRNDIEGLAQLRRRSRRPLSEHVLHIHHGWQLLSAGAVDILNVSPYLLGGLRASLRLIALAEAARASVLIGTTQELSLGTAAVAHLAAAARVLDYPGDNTGPQLYTADVVKAPVQYVNSHLLVPEGPGLGVEVDEDRLQAMTAGAQWTFGTDLAGVLDRTPKERPSARRGDSLQG